A window of the Cystobacter fuscus genome harbors these coding sequences:
- a CDS encoding esterase/lipase family protein produces the protein MKQLPALVLALCAFGLAPEAHAGAAKTTYPVVFAHGMGGFDDILGYDYWGDDYGMFVGTTCKSAWTCNEDIDDNQQTFVGQVQPMQSSEVRGLDLANDIEGYMASVGATRVNIVGHSQGGLDARKAAKVLQQRKGYTVVSVLVSVSSPHRGSPVAKYILDLKPGVVSVINALATYYGDVIYGPGNDGYAAAKQLVYNDYSASDGITTGAKAFNVNNPIDAKYASRYASFVTSQRGASVNPALYLIKEFLYDIDGNGYCVDDCDNDGAGGKGNGNAGDEDDDGLVGINSQQMGYRLKYTESLFGFDSVTNDTNVAYLGDLNAPTSAQMTSSSGLINQDHMDVIGVGPDTFDEPEFYAAIFQYIGSYD, from the coding sequence ATGAAGCAACTGCCTGCCCTCGTGCTGGCGCTGTGCGCGTTTGGCCTTGCCCCCGAGGCCCATGCCGGAGCGGCGAAGACGACGTATCCCGTGGTGTTCGCCCATGGCATGGGCGGTTTCGACGACATCCTCGGCTACGACTACTGGGGGGATGACTACGGCATGTTCGTGGGCACCACGTGCAAGAGCGCGTGGACGTGCAACGAGGACATCGACGACAACCAGCAGACGTTCGTGGGCCAGGTGCAGCCCATGCAGTCCTCCGAGGTGCGGGGCCTGGATCTGGCCAACGACATCGAGGGCTACATGGCGAGCGTGGGCGCCACGCGCGTGAACATCGTGGGCCACTCGCAGGGAGGCCTGGACGCGCGCAAGGCGGCCAAGGTGCTCCAGCAGCGCAAGGGCTACACGGTGGTGTCCGTGCTGGTGAGCGTGTCCTCGCCCCACCGCGGCTCGCCCGTGGCCAAGTACATCCTCGACCTCAAGCCCGGCGTCGTCAGCGTCATCAACGCCCTGGCCACGTATTACGGAGACGTCATCTACGGGCCGGGCAACGACGGCTACGCGGCCGCCAAGCAGCTCGTCTACAACGACTACAGCGCGAGCGACGGCATCACCACCGGCGCCAAGGCCTTCAACGTCAACAACCCCATCGACGCGAAGTACGCCTCGCGCTACGCCTCGTTCGTCACCTCGCAGCGGGGCGCGAGCGTGAACCCCGCGCTCTACCTGATCAAGGAATTCCTCTACGACATCGACGGCAACGGCTATTGCGTCGACGACTGCGACAACGACGGCGCGGGCGGCAAGGGCAACGGCAACGCCGGTGACGAGGACGATGACGGGCTCGTGGGCATCAACTCGCAGCAGATGGGCTACCGGCTCAAGTACACCGAGAGCCTCTTCGGCTTCGACTCCGTCACCAACGACACCAACGTCGCCTACCTGGGGGACCTCAACGCGCCCACCTCCGCGCAGATGACCTCCTCCTCGGGCCTCATCAACCAGGACCACATGGACGTGATCGGCGTGGGGCCGGATACCTTCGACGAGCCCGAGTTCTACGCCGCGATCTTCCAGTACATCGGCAGCTACGACTGA
- a CDS encoding SDR family oxidoreductase, producing MFLVTGATGKLGRHVIEGLLKKVPAGQIIAAVRDPQKAADLAAKGVQVRPADYGRPETLAAAFAGATRVLLISSSEVGQRIAQHRAVVEAARKAGVRLLVYTSILRADSSGLALAAEHKATEQLIRDSGLPFVFLRNGWYLENYTENLAPALAHGALVGSSGEGRVAAASRADYAAAAVEVLTGTGHDNRVYELAGDTAFTLSELAAEVSRQSGRSIVFKNLPPAQHQGVLEQAGVPGAFAGILVDSDQGAGRGELNDASGQLGRLIGRPTTRLADAVAAAVRH from the coding sequence ATGTTTCTCGTCACCGGAGCCACTGGAAAGCTGGGCCGTCACGTCATCGAAGGGCTGCTGAAGAAGGTCCCCGCGGGGCAGATCATCGCGGCGGTGCGCGATCCCCAGAAGGCGGCGGACCTCGCCGCGAAGGGTGTGCAGGTGCGCCCGGCCGACTACGGCCGGCCCGAGACGCTCGCCGCCGCCTTCGCGGGCGCGACGCGGGTGCTGCTCATCTCCTCCAGCGAGGTGGGCCAGCGCATCGCCCAGCACCGCGCCGTGGTGGAGGCCGCCCGGAAGGCCGGAGTCCGCCTGCTCGTCTACACCAGCATCCTGCGCGCGGACAGCTCGGGCCTGGCGCTCGCCGCCGAGCACAAGGCCACCGAGCAGCTCATCCGTGACTCCGGCCTCCCCTTCGTCTTCCTGCGCAACGGCTGGTACCTCGAGAACTACACCGAGAACCTCGCGCCGGCGTTGGCGCACGGCGCGCTCGTGGGCAGCTCGGGCGAGGGCCGGGTCGCCGCCGCGAGCCGGGCGGACTACGCCGCCGCGGCGGTGGAGGTGCTCACCGGTACCGGCCACGACAACCGCGTCTACGAGCTCGCGGGCGACACCGCCTTCACCCTGTCCGAGCTGGCCGCCGAGGTGTCCCGTCAGTCGGGCCGGAGCATCGTCTTCAAGAACCTGCCGCCCGCGCAGCACCAGGGCGTGCTGGAGCAGGCGGGGGTGCCGGGCGCCTTCGCGGGGATCCTCGTGGACTCGGACCAGGGGGCGGGCCGGGGCGAGCTGAACGACGCCTCCGGGCAGCTCGGCCGGCTCATCGGCCGTCCCACCACCCGGCTCGCCGACGCCGTCGCCGCCGCCGTGCGGCACTGA
- a CDS encoding winged helix-turn-helix transcriptional regulator, translating to MAERKQPGRLATKVAKAAREAREQGNVLAPMCPSRGVLEHVTSRWGVLVLVCLLEDTHRFSELRRKVGGVSEKMLAQTLHALEQDGFVLREAYAVIPPRVDYSLTPLGREVAERVESLVDWIEDNLGRVLEARGRYAADDRAS from the coding sequence ATGGCGGAAAGAAAGCAGCCGGGACGGTTGGCCACGAAGGTGGCGAAGGCGGCGCGCGAGGCGAGGGAGCAGGGAAACGTGCTCGCGCCCATGTGCCCCTCTCGCGGGGTGCTGGAGCACGTGACGAGCCGCTGGGGCGTGCTGGTGCTCGTGTGCCTGCTGGAGGACACGCACCGCTTCAGCGAGCTGCGGCGCAAGGTGGGGGGCGTGAGCGAGAAGATGCTCGCCCAGACGCTGCACGCGCTCGAGCAGGATGGCTTCGTGCTGCGCGAGGCCTACGCGGTGATTCCCCCGCGCGTGGACTACAGCCTCACGCCCCTGGGCCGCGAGGTGGCCGAGCGCGTGGAGTCCCTCGTGGATTGGATCGAGGACAACCTCGGGCGGGTGCTCGAGGCGCGCGGCAGGTACGCGGCCGACGACCGAGCCTCCTGA
- a CDS encoding SDR family NAD(P)-dependent oxidoreductase, which produces MDRLKDKVALVTGAASGIGRATALLFAREGARVVATDIATMGEEVARDIRAEGGQALFLLHDVTDEVAWHAVMSRTLEAHGRLDVLVNNAGISTSRAVTELSLAEWREQLAVNLDGVFLGIKYAVRAMRAGKREGSIVNVASVSGLVGSPGTAAYSASKGGVRMLSKAVAMECAADRIRVNTVFPGGVRTPIWQNADWWKGFVDQVGSEAEAWKQLDASAPLGRMAEPEEIAEAILYLASDASRYVTGTELVVDGGYTAR; this is translated from the coding sequence ATGGATCGACTCAAGGACAAGGTGGCCCTCGTGACGGGGGCGGCGTCGGGGATTGGCCGGGCCACGGCGTTGTTGTTTGCGAGGGAAGGCGCGCGGGTGGTGGCGACGGACATCGCCACCATGGGCGAGGAGGTGGCGCGGGACATCCGCGCCGAGGGCGGGCAGGCGCTGTTCCTCCTGCACGACGTGACGGACGAGGTGGCGTGGCACGCGGTGATGAGCCGGACGCTCGAGGCGCATGGGCGGCTGGACGTGCTGGTGAACAACGCGGGCATCTCCACGTCGCGCGCGGTGACGGAGCTGTCGCTGGCCGAGTGGCGCGAGCAGCTCGCGGTGAACCTGGACGGCGTCTTCCTGGGCATCAAGTACGCGGTGCGCGCCATGCGCGCGGGCAAGCGCGAGGGCTCCATCGTCAACGTGGCGAGCGTGTCGGGGCTGGTGGGCAGTCCGGGCACCGCGGCCTATTCGGCGAGCAAGGGCGGGGTGCGCATGTTGAGCAAGGCGGTGGCGATGGAGTGCGCGGCCGACCGCATCCGCGTCAACACCGTCTTCCCGGGCGGGGTGCGCACGCCCATCTGGCAGAACGCCGACTGGTGGAAGGGCTTCGTCGATCAGGTGGGCAGCGAGGCCGAGGCGTGGAAGCAGTTGGATGCCTCCGCCCCCCTGGGCCGCATGGCCGAGCCCGAGGAGATCGCCGAGGCCATCCTCTACCTGGCCTCGGACGCCTCGCGCTACGTCACCGGCACCGAGCTCGTCGTGGACGGCGGCTACACCGCGCGCTAG
- the glp gene encoding gephyrin-like molybdotransferase Glp gives MSLTPLATARRAALGALSPAPPEPVPLLDALGGFLARELVASRSVPGCPVSAMDGYAVRAEDTTHATREQPVRLRVTDTIYAGHLPSGSLQPGQTARIFTGAPLPAGATAVVRQEVTRPVTDGGAVDIFVPAPPGKDIRPEGEELLVGTPLLRVGQRIDASVLGVIASLGESQVLVRPPPHVAVLATGDELVPPGQAALPHQVYESNLVLISALAREAGAQVVARERTGDDDDMLRLALLRLADRAQVLITTGGASVGDKDRVKRVLTLLGATFLVDGVALKPGKPVAVARLGTTAVVVLPGTPGAALVAFDQFARPLLLRHQGVSEERQLVRARLDEEQHKQAGLTYLIGGTLETREDGTVWTRLRDKGGGHALRHIGAEGFALLPPGRADFAEGEFVDFERFDHPRYVPVEPE, from the coding sequence ATGTCCCTCACGCCCCTCGCCACCGCCCGGCGGGCCGCCCTCGGCGCGCTCTCGCCCGCGCCCCCCGAGCCCGTCCCCCTCCTGGACGCCCTCGGAGGCTTCCTCGCCCGGGAGCTCGTCGCCTCGCGCTCGGTGCCCGGCTGCCCCGTGTCCGCCATGGATGGGTACGCCGTCCGGGCCGAGGACACCACGCACGCCACGCGCGAGCAACCCGTGCGCCTGCGCGTCACCGACACCATCTACGCCGGCCACCTGCCCTCGGGCTCGCTCCAGCCCGGCCAGACCGCGCGCATCTTCACCGGCGCGCCCCTGCCCGCGGGCGCCACCGCCGTCGTGCGCCAGGAAGTCACCCGGCCCGTGACGGACGGCGGCGCCGTGGACATCTTCGTCCCCGCGCCCCCCGGCAAGGACATCCGCCCCGAGGGCGAGGAGCTGCTCGTGGGCACCCCCCTGCTGCGCGTCGGGCAGCGCATCGATGCCTCCGTGCTCGGTGTCATTGCCTCGCTCGGCGAGTCCCAGGTGCTCGTGCGCCCGCCGCCCCATGTCGCCGTGCTCGCCACCGGCGACGAGCTCGTGCCGCCCGGCCAGGCGGCCCTCCCCCACCAGGTGTACGAGAGCAACCTCGTGCTCATCTCCGCGCTCGCGCGGGAGGCCGGCGCCCAGGTCGTCGCCCGGGAGCGCACCGGGGACGACGACGACATGCTGCGCCTGGCCCTGCTGCGCCTGGCGGACCGCGCCCAGGTGCTCATCACCACCGGGGGCGCGTCCGTGGGGGACAAGGATCGCGTCAAGCGCGTGCTCACCCTGCTGGGTGCCACCTTCCTCGTGGATGGCGTGGCCCTCAAGCCCGGCAAGCCCGTGGCCGTCGCGCGCCTGGGCACCACCGCCGTCGTCGTGCTGCCCGGCACGCCGGGCGCCGCCCTCGTCGCCTTCGACCAGTTCGCCCGGCCCCTGCTCCTGCGCCACCAGGGAGTGAGCGAGGAGCGCCAGCTCGTGCGCGCGCGGCTGGACGAGGAACAGCACAAGCAGGCGGGACTCACCTACCTCATCGGCGGCACCCTGGAGACGCGCGAGGACGGCACCGTGTGGACGCGCCTGCGCGACAAGGGCGGCGGCCATGCCCTGCGCCACATCGGCGCCGAGGGCTTCGCGCTGCTGCCCCCGGGCCGCGCCGACTTCGCCGAGGGCGAGTTCGTGGACTTCGAGCGCTTCGACCATCCCCGCTACGTGCCCGTGGAGCCGGAATGA
- the fdhD gene encoding formate dehydrogenase accessory sulfurtransferase FdhD: MTPIAVSIIGWSGAGKTALITRLVPELRARGLRVGVVKHTSHPHPLHPEGRDTALHARAGAALVAFATPEGVQVSLPSPPARLSALLERFAGHLDLVLVEGWKDGPLPKLEVWREGLEAPLSATRSDVLAFVGPGGGPGSMMEGRPRFDPEDTRGIADFLQRGLGEGGWRPVAHSRPEAPDPGRAGPAVLPPGVTRRPVRRHTVDGGLSPERDDAVAIEEPLDIRVSGDTVAITLRTPGADRFLVTGFLFAEGLIHGAEDLGGLVHCGRPGEEGYGNTVEVTPAPGLVLDLERVSATRRGTLTTAACGVCGRRSVDDLVAACHPVPPGPLFSASVLASAPERLRATQLNFAHSGGVHAAAALDVHGEVLAAFEDVGRHNAVDKVVGALVLEHGLRSARTALKDSPRPALLVVSGRVGFDILQKAAVARIPIVASVSAATSLAIDLAERAGITLATFVRGGRFNVYCHPERLRED; this comes from the coding sequence ATGACGCCCATCGCGGTCTCGATCATCGGCTGGTCCGGCGCGGGCAAGACGGCGCTCATCACCCGGCTGGTGCCCGAGCTGCGCGCGCGGGGACTGCGCGTGGGCGTGGTGAAGCACACCTCGCATCCCCACCCCCTGCACCCCGAGGGACGGGACACCGCGCTGCACGCCCGGGCGGGCGCGGCGCTCGTGGCCTTCGCCACCCCCGAGGGCGTGCAGGTGTCGCTCCCCTCGCCGCCCGCGCGGCTGAGCGCCCTGCTGGAGCGCTTCGCCGGACACCTGGACCTGGTGCTCGTCGAGGGGTGGAAGGACGGGCCCCTGCCCAAGCTGGAGGTGTGGCGCGAGGGACTCGAGGCACCCCTGTCGGCCACGCGTTCGGACGTGCTCGCCTTCGTCGGGCCGGGAGGGGGTCCGGGCTCCATGATGGAAGGCCGTCCGCGCTTCGACCCCGAGGACACGCGAGGCATCGCCGACTTCCTCCAGCGCGGCCTGGGCGAGGGAGGCTGGCGTCCCGTGGCGCACTCGCGACCCGAGGCTCCGGATCCGGGACGGGCGGGTCCCGCCGTGCTTCCCCCGGGAGTCACCCGGCGGCCGGTGCGGCGGCACACGGTGGACGGCGGCCTGTCTCCCGAGCGGGACGACGCGGTGGCCATCGAGGAGCCGCTCGACATCCGCGTGAGTGGAGACACGGTGGCCATCACCCTGCGCACGCCCGGCGCGGATCGCTTCCTCGTCACCGGCTTCCTCTTCGCCGAGGGCCTCATCCACGGGGCGGAGGACCTGGGAGGCCTGGTGCACTGCGGCCGGCCCGGGGAGGAGGGGTATGGCAACACGGTGGAGGTGACGCCCGCGCCGGGGCTGGTGCTCGATTTGGAGCGCGTGAGCGCCACGCGCCGGGGCACCCTCACCACGGCGGCGTGTGGCGTGTGTGGCCGGCGCAGCGTGGATGACCTGGTGGCCGCGTGCCACCCGGTGCCCCCGGGCCCGCTGTTCTCCGCGTCCGTACTGGCGAGCGCCCCCGAGCGCCTGCGCGCCACGCAGCTCAACTTCGCCCACAGCGGCGGAGTCCATGCCGCCGCGGCGCTCGACGTGCACGGCGAGGTGCTCGCGGCCTTCGAGGACGTGGGGCGCCACAACGCGGTGGACAAGGTGGTGGGGGCGCTGGTGCTCGAGCACGGCCTGCGCTCGGCGCGCACGGCCCTCAAGGACTCACCGCGTCCGGCGCTGCTCGTGGTCAGCGGACGGGTGGGCTTCGACATCCTCCAGAAAGCCGCCGTGGCACGCATTCCCATTGTCGCCAGCGTGTCCGCCGCCACCTCGCTCGCCATCGACCTGGCCGAGCGCGCCGGAATCACCCTCGCCACGTTCGTGCGCGGTGGACGCTTCAACGTCTACTGCCACCCCGAGCGCCTCCGCGAGGACTGA
- a CDS encoding OprO/OprP family phosphate-selective porin encodes MDLLTRVLVGSLWVASAPALAQEPVADAVSNDATDEARRAEIDALRARLEALEKRQARDHAELEEVRAVMAPIAPQLVPPGPATAPVDTARAVAVPLPGAKATDVQVEWGAGAPIFRSGDGVFSFKPRGRILLDASGSGGSAYEARNITTTGSRALRLGIEGGVGPHLFYQFESDFAENGVDVVTAFLGWRHKVLGLDYDLRIGNLFNDRGLEGSTGSDSTPFVERTVVGTAIIPQRGFYGIGAQGRLFGPNWHASLTLSGDDVDSAYAVNDSRTVLARAHWNPVKTDTTVVHVGAWGFDEKLSSAAGTVTRNTVIGGRFNGSLRVSTGPLTGATGDTGYGAELGGYWRALWAMAELGRREVRLVGQRDFLSDAWSVSVGGFVTGETPPYNPRFGNFTQPKVSRSILDGGPGAIELTARYERLAFTQESRLGEGWAATVGVNWYLNSFTRLMLNGIHWHTDNRGGDFTGGDDGETVTLRAQVSY; translated from the coding sequence GTGGATCTTCTGACGCGTGTGCTCGTGGGCTCGTTGTGGGTGGCGTCCGCTCCCGCCCTCGCACAGGAGCCCGTGGCTGACGCCGTGTCCAACGATGCGACGGACGAGGCGCGGCGGGCGGAGATCGACGCGCTGCGCGCCCGGCTGGAAGCGCTCGAGAAGAGACAAGCGAGGGATCATGCGGAGCTGGAGGAGGTCCGCGCGGTCATGGCGCCGATCGCTCCGCAGTTGGTTCCTCCTGGTCCGGCCACGGCCCCGGTCGACACGGCGCGAGCGGTGGCCGTGCCCTTGCCCGGCGCGAAGGCGACGGACGTGCAGGTCGAGTGGGGCGCGGGTGCGCCGATCTTCCGTTCGGGGGACGGGGTCTTCTCGTTCAAGCCGCGTGGGAGAATCCTGCTCGATGCGAGCGGCAGCGGGGGTTCTGCCTACGAGGCCCGGAACATCACGACGACGGGCTCGCGGGCGCTGCGCCTGGGCATCGAGGGGGGCGTCGGTCCACACCTCTTCTACCAGTTCGAGAGCGACTTCGCCGAGAACGGCGTCGACGTGGTCACCGCCTTCCTCGGCTGGCGTCACAAGGTGCTGGGGCTCGATTACGACCTCCGCATTGGCAATCTCTTCAACGATCGTGGCCTCGAGGGCTCGACGGGCTCGGACTCGACGCCCTTCGTCGAGCGGACGGTCGTCGGAACGGCGATCATCCCGCAGCGGGGCTTCTATGGCATTGGCGCGCAGGGCCGGCTGTTCGGGCCGAACTGGCACGCCTCGCTGACGCTCTCGGGGGACGACGTCGACAGCGCCTATGCCGTCAATGACAGTCGCACCGTGCTCGCGCGAGCGCACTGGAACCCGGTGAAGACGGACACCACGGTCGTCCACGTGGGGGCGTGGGGCTTCGACGAGAAGCTGTCCTCGGCGGCGGGTACGGTGACACGCAACACCGTCATCGGTGGCCGGTTCAATGGCAGCCTGCGCGTGTCGACGGGTCCACTCACCGGGGCCACGGGCGACACCGGCTATGGGGCCGAGCTGGGAGGCTATTGGCGCGCGCTGTGGGCCATGGCCGAGCTGGGCCGGCGCGAGGTGCGGCTGGTGGGCCAGCGGGACTTCCTGAGCGATGCCTGGAGTGTGTCGGTGGGCGGCTTCGTGACGGGCGAGACGCCGCCCTACAACCCCCGCTTCGGCAACTTCACCCAGCCGAAGGTGAGCCGGTCGATCCTCGATGGGGGCCCCGGGGCCATCGAGCTGACCGCGCGCTACGAGCGTCTGGCCTTCACCCAGGAGTCCCGGCTGGGCGAGGGCTGGGCGGCGACCGTGGGGGTGAACTGGTATCTCAACAGCTTCACCCGGCTGATGCTCAATGGCATCCACTGGCACACGGACAACCGCGGTGGCGACTTCACCGGCGGAGACGACGGCGAGACCGTGACCCTGCGCGCGCAGGTGTCCTACTGA
- a CDS encoding ABC transporter ATP-binding protein yields the protein MARLLVEDVHVRLGTNDILKGITADFRHSEVVALLGRSGCGKSTLLRSIAGLETPLRGRIHIGDRTVFDAAAKVNLPPEQRDLGLVFQSYALWPHKTVAENVAYGLKLRKQSKEAIDRAVHEVLKGVDLEGVGDRLPSQLSGGQQQRVALARALVYSPPLVLLDEPLSNLDAKLREEARIWIRALIKRMGLTALFVTHDQVEAMAIADRIMLLDGGRMVQDGTPEQLYTEPQSLFAANFMGVNNTLPGRVVERRGNEARLEVGGLSLWGQQRGGTGGEGTATGVIRVEELSLASGPGENRLPAHLDSSIYVGGRWEHQFQLEGHALRATTREALSPGAYTLAFPKERLWIF from the coding sequence ATGGCTAGGTTGCTCGTCGAGGACGTGCACGTCCGGCTCGGCACCAATGACATCCTCAAGGGCATCACCGCCGACTTCCGCCACAGCGAGGTGGTGGCGTTGCTCGGGCGCTCGGGCTGCGGCAAGTCGACGCTGCTGCGCTCCATCGCCGGGCTGGAGACGCCCCTCCGGGGTCGTATCCACATTGGAGATCGCACGGTGTTCGACGCGGCGGCGAAGGTGAACCTGCCGCCAGAGCAGCGCGACCTGGGGCTCGTCTTCCAGTCCTACGCGCTGTGGCCTCACAAGACGGTGGCGGAGAACGTCGCCTATGGGTTGAAGCTGCGCAAGCAGTCGAAGGAGGCCATCGACCGGGCGGTGCACGAGGTGCTCAAGGGCGTGGATCTGGAGGGCGTGGGCGATCGCCTTCCCAGCCAGCTCTCCGGAGGCCAGCAGCAGCGCGTGGCCCTGGCTCGCGCGCTCGTCTACAGCCCGCCGCTCGTGCTGCTGGACGAGCCCTTGTCCAACCTGGACGCGAAGCTGCGCGAGGAGGCACGCATCTGGATTCGCGCCCTCATCAAGCGGATGGGGCTCACCGCCCTCTTCGTCACGCATGACCAGGTGGAGGCGATGGCCATCGCGGATCGCATCATGCTCCTGGACGGGGGGCGCATGGTGCAGGACGGCACGCCGGAGCAGCTCTACACGGAGCCCCAGAGCTTGTTCGCCGCGAACTTCATGGGGGTGAACAACACCCTGCCGGGGCGGGTGGTGGAGCGCCGTGGGAACGAGGCCCGGCTGGAAGTGGGTGGGCTGTCGCTGTGGGGCCAGCAGCGGGGCGGGACGGGCGGTGAGGGGACCGCCACGGGGGTCATCCGCGTGGAGGAACTGTCACTGGCGTCCGGGCCCGGGGAGAACCGGCTGCCGGCGCACCTGGACAGCTCCATCTACGTGGGTGGCCGCTGGGAGCACCAGTTCCAGCTCGAGGGGCACGCGCTGCGCGCCACCACGCGCGAGGCGCTGTCCCCCGGGGCGTACACCCTCGCGTTCCCGAAGGAGCGGCTGTGGATCTTCTGA
- a CDS encoding ABC transporter permease, which translates to MNRSLRIGIVLASALAILAPLLLVVWQSFLDGPFFARNVHPTLGAYQFVFEDPDFYRALGTSVVVSVGMTLIAVPVGALLAFLLVRTDLPGRRWMEPLILTPMFISSIVLAFGFVVAFGPVGIVSLWVKGWLGSLPWDVYSLPSLILIAGLTHAPHVFLYAATALRSLGSDVEEAARSIGAGPLRVAVTVSLPMIRPALLYAAVLVFFLGFELFGLPLVLADPKGVLVLATYLYKLTNVLGIPSYQLMAVVVMVIVFIAVPLVWLQNRLLRSANRYVSIKGKAQGARPIALGAWRWPAAAFIALWLLTVVVAPVCALVLRSFLSSWGEGVELASALTLDHFRELTHYPNLVRGITNTLVLAAVGGAASVVVYTLINLAVHRWQSAWARVIDYLVLLPRAMPGIVAGLAIFWVFLFFPPLQPLRQTLLAMWVAYTLVWMAYGMRLVSGSLLQIGPELEEAGRVVGASPGRVSLDVTLPLIRAGLLGSWMLVFVTFVREYSTGVYLLGPGTEVIGSLLVSLWATGAVDTVVALSVINIAMVGAGLLLLTLFGRKAHHG; encoded by the coding sequence ATGAACCGCTCACTGAGAATCGGGATCGTCCTGGCCTCCGCGCTGGCCATCCTCGCTCCCCTGCTGCTGGTCGTCTGGCAGAGCTTCCTGGATGGCCCCTTCTTTGCCCGCAACGTGCACCCGACGCTGGGGGCCTATCAATTCGTCTTCGAGGATCCGGACTTCTACCGCGCGCTGGGCACCTCGGTGGTGGTGTCCGTGGGCATGACGCTCATCGCCGTGCCGGTGGGGGCGCTGCTGGCCTTCCTGCTGGTGCGCACGGACCTGCCGGGCCGGCGGTGGATGGAGCCGCTCATCCTCACGCCCATGTTCATCTCCTCCATCGTGCTGGCGTTCGGCTTCGTGGTGGCCTTCGGGCCGGTGGGCATCGTCAGCCTGTGGGTGAAGGGGTGGCTGGGCTCGCTGCCCTGGGATGTCTATTCGCTGCCGTCGCTCATCCTGATCGCGGGGCTCACGCACGCGCCCCACGTGTTCCTCTACGCCGCCACGGCGCTGCGCAGCCTGGGCTCGGACGTGGAGGAGGCGGCACGCTCCATCGGCGCGGGGCCCCTGCGGGTGGCGGTCACCGTCAGCCTGCCGATGATCCGCCCCGCGCTGCTGTACGCCGCCGTGCTCGTGTTCTTCCTGGGCTTCGAGCTGTTCGGCCTGCCGCTGGTGCTCGCGGACCCCAAGGGCGTGCTGGTGCTGGCCACCTATCTCTACAAGCTGACGAACGTGCTGGGCATTCCCTCCTACCAGCTCATGGCCGTGGTGGTGATGGTCATCGTCTTCATCGCGGTGCCGCTGGTGTGGTTGCAGAACCGGCTGCTGCGAAGCGCCAACCGCTACGTGTCCATCAAGGGCAAGGCGCAGGGCGCGCGGCCCATCGCCCTGGGCGCGTGGCGCTGGCCCGCGGCGGCGTTCATCGCGCTCTGGCTGCTCACGGTGGTGGTGGCGCCCGTGTGCGCGCTCGTGTTGCGCTCTTTCCTGTCGAGCTGGGGCGAGGGCGTGGAGCTGGCCAGTGCGCTGACGCTGGACCACTTCCGCGAACTCACCCACTACCCCAACCTGGTGCGCGGCATCACCAACACCCTGGTGCTGGCCGCGGTGGGCGGGGCCGCGTCGGTGGTCGTCTACACCCTCATCAACCTCGCGGTGCATCGCTGGCAGTCGGCGTGGGCGCGCGTCATCGACTACCTCGTGCTGTTGCCTCGCGCCATGCCGGGCATCGTCGCCGGTCTGGCCATCTTCTGGGTCTTCCTCTTCTTCCCCCCGTTGCAGCCGTTGCGGCAGACGCTGCTGGCCATGTGGGTGGCCTACACGCTGGTGTGGATGGCCTATGGCATGCGCCTGGTGTCCGGCAGTCTGTTGCAGATTGGCCCGGAGCTGGAGGAGGCCGGCCGGGTGGTGGGTGCCTCTCCGGGGCGTGTCAGCCTGGACGTCACGTTGCCGCTGATTCGCGCGGGCCTGCTCGGCAGTTGGATGCTCGTCTTCGTCACCTTCGTGCGCGAGTACTCCACGGGTGTCTACCTGCTGGGGCCCGGAACGGAAGTGATTGGTTCGTTGCTCGTGTCGCTCTGGGCCACCGGAGCGGTGGACACCGTCGTCGCCTTGTCGGTCATCAACATCGCGATGGTCGGCGCGGGTCTCTTGTTGCTCACCCTGTTCGGAAGGAAGGCACATCATGGCTAG